The DNA window AATAATAATTTCTGGATCTTTTATAAAACATAAAATTAAATTCATACGGTTTTTCATTCCCCATGAAAAACTTCTAATAATTTTATCTTTACTATCTCAGATATCAAAAAATTTCATTCAATATTCTACTTTAGTAACTGCTTCCTTTTTATTAATCCCCATCATGATACAAATATCCAATAGAAATTTATAAGCACTTACAACATATAAAGAAAAATCCATTTGAGTATAATATCCAATTTTCTTATTTACTAAATAATATTTTTCTGATCTTCTTAAACTATCTTCAATTTCAATATTTCCTTTAAAATTTTTAATTATTCCTAATAAAGAATTTAAAATTACAGTTTTTCCACTACCACTGCTTCCAAGTAGAGCAGTTATTCTTGCTTTCTTAATTGAACAATTTAACGGTCCAATTATTTTCTTTTTAAATCTTTTTGTATAGTTATCAAATTTTATAATTTCTTCCATTTTTAGTTAACCTGTCAAATCTAATTTTTTGAATTTATATTTTGCTACATAATAATTTATTACTGATATTGCAAATTGCAATACAATATAAAAGTATGGAGCTATAAAATTATTATATGTTTTATCATCAATATTATTTTCTTTATCAAGCTTAAATTTATATGATGGTTTAGCCATAAACAAATTATCTTGTTTATTAAAAAATATTTTACTTGAACTTTCTGGTTCAAATCAGATATCATCGTAATTTCTACCACCATAATAAATATAATTTTGAATCATATTTGAAATAAAATTTAGTTGAAAAAATATATTATAAGTTGTTCTTGACTTAGAATACATATTTCAATTTTCATCTATTATTACAGTACTATTTTCAAAAATAACCATGTTATTTGTATAACGAATAAAATAGTTTTCTAAAATTCGAGCACTTATCATTGTAGGGAAAAATAAATCTTCTTCAATTAGAGTTTTAATTTTTCCACTTTCTAAAACTAATTTGTTATTTGAGAAAGAAAAGTAACTTTGATATATGTCAATTAAGTTTTTAGTATCAAATAATTTCTTTTCTTCATTAGGCTTTGTTACATTTTCAATATAATTTTTATTAATATTTTTTGCATCATTAAATATAACAAAAGAATCAAACAAACTGTAAAATTTATCTTGAAAATTATTAAAGTTATCTAATATTGAGTTTGTAAACTTAATAAACTCTTCAATAATAATTTTTTCTTCTTTATCAAATGATTCTAATTTTATCTTATTTTCTAATTCCTCAATTGTTAAAAACTTATATTTTAATTCAAATCTAAAAGTAACTTCATCGCCTTTTCACTTTGCAATCTCTGTATTGTTGTTAGCACCATTTATTTTAGCAGGGTTTTTAAACTCCACAATTTTATTTTTTTCTTCGACAATTCCCAAGTCTATTCAAAACTGCATTCTCTTTTGAATATTTTTTTCTGTATCAAAATTATTAGTCAATGAGTTTGGATCTGTCTCATATTCATTTTCAATAAAACTTTCATAAATAGCTAAACTTAAATTTGGATATTTTAAATTTTTATTCAAAACATGGTTTTTTAAATCATAGCTATCATAAACTTCATTTACAGAGAAAATTGTATTACTTCCTTTATATATTAAAGAAATTTTTTTACTCTCTTCTCCTTGAATTAAAAATGTATATGGAAGATTACTAATAAAAGTACTTGCTAGTATTAAAGTAGCTACAATTGTAGAAACTTGAATATTAGTAAATAAAGAAATCAATAAAAAGAAATTAATTAAAAAGAAACAACTTATAAAAGCATATACTAAATAAGTTGAAGTAATTCTTAATAAGAAAAAATTAAACTCTAGTAAAAATAGCATATTTATTACATTTATTAATAAATAACTTATAAATAAATTTATAAAAATTAATAATATGAAAGAAATAAACTGATAAAAAAATAACTTTTTCCTTGAAACTTGCTGAGTAATAATTATATTCATTGTTTTATCATCACGTTTAACTACATAAAAATATTGAGTTAATCGTAAGCAAAGAATAAACAATATAACAAAAATAGTTAATAAAACATAATAATCAAAAATCAATAAAAAATTACTAATATTTTTTTGAATAACTGAATAAATTGCAATAAATAGAGAAAACAATAAATATAGTCCATTAAATATTAAAAATGATCTCTCTTTTATAATCAATTTAAAACTAAATTTTATTATCCATATTCCTGGAATTACTTTTTTCATAATTACTATCCAACTTCTATATAAATCAAATTTTTTAAAAAGTCTTAGGCTTTGACAATTCTAATCAACTTTAATAAGTAAATTAAAAAATTTATTTAAATTAATTGATAGTCCAATTAAAAACTTATTAAAAATTTTTTTAAATCTTTAATATTAAGTTTCTATATCAATTAACTATAAACTTTTAAAAAGTTCTGTTTTTATAAATTTATTAATTAAAATTATAAACATCTCTCCATTTTATGCATATTTATTATAATTTTTAAAACTGAGTTAAATATTA is part of the Spiroplasma cantharicola genome and encodes:
- a CDS encoding ATP-binding cassette domain-containing protein, translating into MEEIIKFDNYTKRFKKKIIGPLNCSIKKARITALLGSSGSGKTVILNSLLGIIKNFKGNIEIEDSLRRSEKYYLVNKKIGYYTQMDFSLYVVSAYKFLLDICIMMGINKKEAVTKVEYWMKFFDIWDSKDKIIRSFSWGMKNRMNLILCFIKDPEIIILDEPGANLDSYWRNKIKILLVEAKKAGKTVVITVHNIDEIADIIDDFIIIDDGKNIFNGSAEELNVYAKYKIYINEKFDEKDFRTFLEEQKIKTFKYDVDENSLVVAIDNYRQINYLFLYLIKNNLPLKNLVKLPINMESIYKALEAKE
- a CDS encoding ABC-2 family transporter permease — protein: MKKVIPGIWIIKFSFKLIIKERSFLIFNGLYLLFSLFIAIYSVIQKNISNFLLIFDYYVLLTIFVILFILCLRLTQYFYVVKRDDKTMNIIITQQVSRKKLFFYQFISFILLIFINLFISYLLINVINMLFLLEFNFFLLRITSTYLVYAFISCFFLINFFLLISLFTNIQVSTIVATLILASTFISNLPYTFLIQGEESKKISLIYKGSNTIFSVNEVYDSYDLKNHVLNKNLKYPNLSLAIYESFIENEYETDPNSLTNNFDTEKNIQKRMQFWIDLGIVEEKNKIVEFKNPAKINGANNNTEIAKWKGDEVTFRFELKYKFLTIEELENKIKLESFDKEEKIIIEEFIKFTNSILDNFNNFQDKFYSLFDSFVIFNDAKNINKNYIENVTKPNEEKKLFDTKNLIDIYQSYFSFSNNKLVLESGKIKTLIEEDLFFPTMISARILENYFIRYTNNMVIFENSTVIIDENWNMYSKSRTTYNIFFQLNFISNMIQNYIYYGGRNYDDIWFEPESSSKIFFNKQDNLFMAKPSYKFKLDKENNIDDKTYNNFIAPYFYIVLQFAISVINYYVAKYKFKKLDLTG